The sequence CGCAATGCGCACAGGCAGATCTAAAAAAGTATGCATGTAGCAAAACGATGCCGCTAAGTAAAGCTTAGCAACAAGCGTGAGCGTTGCCTTATTCCTTATCCGTGAAATTGTCGAAGTTTCAGTGAGGAACAAGAACAAAACTCTTTATGTACAAAAGGAAATATAGATAATCGCATTTGACGCCAAATGTCAAATTGATTAAAGAATGTGAATTTTTTTGAAAACGGAAAAGGACGATTAAAAAATGAGGGAAAAAGGAACCGCTTGCGCGGTTCTTTCTTACAAGACTTTGATTTCGTTGATAGAGAGGCCGGTGCTTATACGAATGCCCCGTTCAACTCCTCGATGACTTTATCGTCCAAAAACTCTTTCAAATAGAATGAAATTTTTTTCAAAAGGTCTTTGGCCTCGGCGGGCGGCAACTTTTGAAAGCGACTTTTAAATTGCAGCAATGCTTTGAGTAATTTTTCGCGGTCAAATGCATATTTCATCGCGGTCAAGCCCATCGCCGTTGCAACATCGTCGCAGCCGGTGCAATCTTCGTCGGAAATCATTTTCATATCGATGAAACTGCATTGACAAGGCAGCGCAGAACTCAAAAAGTAATCGCTATACCTTTCACGCAAAATTTTCATCGGATCCCACGAACCTTTTCCGTTGTAAAAAACGAAAGCCCATGTCGGCAGCAGTCCATACGGATTATCTTTAGTGTACAATTCCATCCCCATATCATTCTGCACTTCCATCACCATATCGGCATAGCGAGAAATTTGTGCGAATACAGATTTATATGAGCCCGATTTGTGCGCCAAAAGCATCCCGATCAATCCGGGAAGCCCTTTCGCATTTTTCACACGGAAAGCCAAATCGGCTTCGCCCGTTTCGTCTACTTCGGAATACGAATCCGGAATCCGCTCAAGCGAATTCAAATCGAAAAAATTCAAAAACTCAGCACTTTCCGGATTCTGCTTCGCACACAGTTTCAATAACGCTCGCGAATGATTTTCATCGGCAAAAAGCCAGCGGAAAAATGCATCGTGACTGCGATGAGATTTTTGATTTGTCATTTTGTTCTCCATTGGGAACGCCCCCAAAAAAGCGAATAGAAAAATTTTTTTCTATCTAAGAGTATAGACGTTTTTTTTGGGAAAAATATTCTAAAAGTAAAGAAGATTTTACTTAAAATCGAAAAAAGTGGAAAGAAAGATCTTAGAACTTAGATTTTAGAGCTTAGAATTCCTAAGATAATTGATCATTCACAATTCAAAAGTGAGCCGGCGTATACGCCCGCATCCTTTTTTGTCATCCTGAACGGAGCCGCAGACACATCCGCCGTGTCATCCTGAACGGAGCCGAAGGCGAAGTGAACGGATCTAGCTTTTTTTTCGCAATGAGAACAGCTAGATCCTTCACTGCGTTCAGGATGACACGCAGGGCATTGCGAAGGGATGACAAACTCTGTGTCATTCTGAGTGGAGCCGAAGGCGGAGCGATATATGAAACTTGGAACTTTAGTTCCTTAGTTGAATTAAGCCCTTTGGGGTAGAATCTAGCAGTAATTTTCAGCGTTAAAAATTAAAAGAAGATATTTTTCGTTCAAGATTTGCCCAAAAATTTTTAAAGATGACTTCCCGCACTCAAAATATGTCCAAAAATTTTTTAAAATGAGTTCCCGCCGCCCAAATATTGGCAAGAAATTTCATTTGAACCCTCCATCCCAAAAAATATTGGCTAGAAATTTCATTTGAAACCTCCATCTGAAACTTTGGAGGCTAGAAATTTCATTTGCTTAGAGCTTAGAATTTCTAAGTTCAAAGATCTCAGCTCTAAGTTCTCAAAAAAACTCGCGCCTACGCCGCGCCAAATTCTACCTTCCTCATTTAATTCATTTTAAGAAAAGTCCGATTTTTTCAATATCGAGAAATGTGATGAAAACAAATAAAGCGATAAAAAGCGACATGGCGATTTTTTGAATGAGCGCCTGCTTTTCTTGCGAAACGGGTTTACCGCGGATTGCTTCGATCAAAAGGAATAAGAGGATGCCGCCATCGGTAATAGCAAGCGGGAGTAAATTCATCACGCCTAAATTGATGCTGATGAGGGCAAGCATCATCAAAAATTCTTGGAAGCCCGCCATCCAAACATTGCCCATGACAGCGACAATTGTCACCGGTCCCGACATTGCATCAACTTTCACTTGACCTTGGAAGAGACGCTTAAAATAACGGAAAACGCTCGTCGTCAATTTCCAACTTGTCGCACTTGCTTTGACGACTGCATCCGGCAAATTGCGCTTCACAATATGCGTTTCACGGAACATCACATATTGCATCCGAATGCCAATCATGTAGCGTTTATATTCTTCATTGTAAACGGGCGAAACTTCTTTATAAAGGGTATCTGCGCCGCGGTGAATGGTGAGAGTCAGAGGATTCCCTTCGGAGCCGCTGATAAATTTGACGACGCTTTGATAATCGTAAAGCCATTGATGATTGATTTCGGTAATCGTATCGCCTTTTAAGACGCCGACTTTTTCGGCAACGCTTCCGGCGAACGGAGTTTCTGCGACCACAATTCGATGCCGCGGATAAATTCCCGCATCGCCAACTCCCATGTGAATATTTTCGTCCGAAGAATCCTGCGCCGGAATAATCATTTCTTGAGGAATTAACATCGTCGAAATCGTATCGCCGCCGCGAGTGAGTTTAATCGAAACATTCGCTCCGATTCGCACGCCGATTTGTTCCCGAAAATCATCCCAGCCCGCAGTCGCTTTTCCATCGACTTCAAAAATCGTATCGCCCGGTTGAATTCCCGCTTGAGCCGCAGCGCTTTCAGGGACGACGAGTCCGACGATTAACCGCGAAGATTCCGGTTCTTCGACTCCCCACATGTAAAGTCCGACCAAAAGGAAAAACGCAAAAACGATATTGACAAACGGCCCCGCAAAAGCAATCGCCGCCCGAGCGCCCACACTTTTTTTAGCAAATCCACGCGGGTCATCGGATTCGGGCGAGTCCGGATTTTCGCCTTCCATCGCCACATAACCGCCGAAAGGAATGAGCGAAATGCAATATTCCGTTTCCCCTTTTTTGAACCGCAGCAATTTTTTGCCAAAGCCAATGGAAAATGTGTTGACTTTTACCTTATTCCATTTGGCGACGATAAAATGTCCGAGTTCATGTATGAAAACCAAAAAGCTTAAAGCAATCAGCCCAAGCACAAACATCGCCACATTGGAGAAGAGGTGTTCCATAAATTGAATTATAAAAATGAAGAGTTAAAAGTTCGGAATGAGGCTTTGCGCCAACTTTCTTGCTTCGGCATCGGCAGCGAGGATAGTTTCCAAATCGAGTTTGCCCGAAACCGTCGGCGTTTTCGCGATGACTTTTTCGACTCCCGCAGGAATATCCATAAAGCCGATTTTCTTTTCGAGGAAAGCGTTCACCAAAACTTCGTTTGCAGCGTTCATCATCGCGGTATAAAGTCCCGCTTTTTTGCCGCATTCGATAGCGATTGCTAAGCAACGGAATTTTTCTAAATCCGGTTGGAAGAAAGTAAATTTCCCGACTTCGGCGAGATCCAAACGATCCGTTTTGAGCGGGATGCGTTCTGGCCAAGTAAGTGCCACCTGAATAGGAATTTTCATATCCGGAGCACCGAGCTGCGCCATCAAATTGCCATCGCGGAATTGCACAAGAGAATGCACGCGACTTTGCGGATGCACAACGACTTTAATTTGTTCGTAAGGAATGTCAAACAAGAAATGCGCTTCGATGACTTCGAGGCCTTTATTCATCATGCTCGCCGAGTCGATTGTAATTTTTCGACCCATGCTCCAGACAGGATGATTGAGCGCATCTTCAACGCGGATGTCTTTGAATTTTTCGACAGGCCATTCGCGGAAAGGTCCACCCGAAGCGGTAATTTGCAAATTTTCAACTTCGACTTTGGGGCGGTCGGCGAGGCATTGGAAAATCGCATTGTGTTCCGAATCAACCGGAGTCAAATACGCTTTCGGATTTTCGCGAAGCGCTTCTTTGATAACTTCGCCCGCCATCACCAAGGTTTCTTTGTTCGCAAGAGCGATATGCTTTGAAGAACGAATTGCAGAAAGTGTCGGAAGGCATCCGACAGAACCCATTAAAGAATTGAGGACGATATCGGTTTTCGGATCGCTTGCTAATTCGCAGAGTCCGTCCATTCCCGAAAGCACCGGTTTACCGAGTTCTTTTTCAAGAGCCTTGGCTGCGGTTTCGTCAAACATGCAGAAACGTTCCACGTCCATTTCGCGGGCAATTTCCGCCATTTTTTTCCAGTTGCTGTTTGCCGCAATCGCGTAAAGTTTAAAACGATCTGGATGCTGTTTTAAAACGCCGATGGTCGAAGTTCCAATCGAACCCGTTGCTCCCAAAAGACAAACCTGTTTCATCAAATCGCTCCGTTAACAAAATACATCACCAGCACAACTGTCGGCGCCGAAAGGTAGAACGAATCTGCGCGATCGAGAACGCCACCGTGACCGGGGAAAATTTGGCTCGCATCTTTTGTTCCGGACCAACGCTTCAAAGTCGATTCTAACAAATCGCCGACTTGTCCCGAAATCGCAAGAACAATCCCGAGAATCGCTGCGCGCGCATAATCCAAGCCGAAGACAGATGGAGCAAAGAACATGACCCAAGCGACTGCAAAAAGCGTTCCGCAAATCGCGCCTTCCCATGTTTTCTTCGGGCTAATTTCCGGAGCAAATTTATGCTTGCCGAAAAGGCGTCCGCCAAAGTAAGCCATCGTATCGCAGACCCACATCGCTGTCATTACGATGACGAGTTTATAAGAATGTTCAATCGAAAAACTGCCCGAGCCGAGCAAATAAATATTCAAGCCTCCCCATAATCCTAAATAAAGCGGAGCGCCGAGCTGCATCATTAACCACGGAAAAAGATGATCAATTGAAACTTTTGAAAATGCAATTCCGATGTAAATGGCAAAGACGCAGACAAAAACAAGCCCGACTAAATGCGGAACCGGAGCAAGTCCAAAGAAATGTCCCGATTGGAAAATCCACGCAAGAGTTAACGCCACCGCAGTGACAGGCGCCACCACTTGCATCGACGGACCTTTATACATTTTCGAAGCCATCCGTGCCCATTCCCAAGCGCCCGCTCCGCAGAAAAAGCTCATTAAAGCGAGCCGAGAAATATCGTTCAGCCACAAAAGCACAAATGTAACTGGGATAGCAATCGCCGCAAAAAGAATGCGAAGAGTTAAATTACTCATCAAGAACCTTGCCGAAACGGCGTTCGCGCGTATTGTAAAAATCAATCGCTTTTTGAAATTCTTCGTTCGTAAATTCGGGCCAAAGAGTCGGCGTCACATAAAATTCACTGTAAGCAGCTTGCCACAAAAGATAATTCGAAAGGCGGAATTCTCCGCCGGTGCGAATCACCAAATCCGGATCGGGTGCGCCCTTTAAATAAAGATGTTCAGCGAAAACAGATTCGTCAATTGCATCTAACGCAAGAGTTCCCTTTTGCACTTTCTCTGCAATCGCTTTGCAGGCATCGACGATTTCTAAACGTCCGCCGTAAGAAATTGCAAGATTTAATTGCATCCCCGTATTATTCGCAGTTGTATCGATAGCGTGCTGCAGTTGCTTGCGCGGAGCATCGGGCAAACGGTTAATGTTTCCGATGACCACGAGCTTTACATTTTTTTCCATCAAATCTGGAAGTTCCTTGTGAACCATTTCCACAAGGAGCTTCATCAAATAATCCACTTCTTTCGAAGGGCGTTGCCAGTTCTCGGAGCTGAACACATACAAGGTCAAATGTTCCAAGTGCAAATCACACCCGAATTTTACCGCATCAATAGTCGCCTGAGTTCCTTTGCGGTGTCCCAGAAAACGTTCTAAGCCGCGGCTCTTTGCCCAGCGACCGTTGCCATCCATAATGATGGCAACATGTTTCAGCCCGTTCGCCATACCGACTACACCTCGAGCAAGTCAGCTTCTTTGACTTTCAGAATTTCATCGATTTTTGCAATGTAGCTGTCGGTGATTTTCTGAATTTGATCCTGACGCTTTTTGGATTCGTCTTCGCCGAGTTCTTTATTTTTCTTAATCGCATCGTTGGCGTCGCGGCGAATGTTGCGAATTGCGACCTTGCCTTCTTCGGCATGTTTGCGCGCAATTTTTGCGAGTTCAGCACGACGTTCCGATGTGAGAATTGGAATCGAAACGCGGATGCCGTTTCCTTCCATAATCGGCGACACACCGATATTTGCCATTTGAATGGCGCGATTAATCGGTTCGACCATTTGCTTTTCCCACGGGGTCACGAGAAGCATACGCGGTTCCGGCACAGTGACCTTTGCCACCTGCGGAATCGGAGTCGGCGTTCCGTAATAGTCCACGCGGATGTTGTTCAAAATAGCGGGAGTTGCAACGCTTGTGCGGATTTTGGAAAATTCGCGTTCGGTTGCTTCGATCGCCTTTTGCATTTTTACTTCATATTCTTCAGCCATGAAATCCTCTTTCAAATTCGGTACAAGCGATTAGCAATGTACAAGTGTACCTAAATTACCTTCAACAGTCGCCTTGGTCAAGTTCCCTTTTTCCATTTTAAAGACCAAAATCGGCATTTTCTGTTCTAAGCAAAGCGCAACTGCAGCAGTGTCCATCACTTTTAAGCCGCGGTTAATCACTTCGGTGTAGGTAATGTCGTCAAAACGTGTTGCCGCCGGATTTTTCACCGGGTCATCTGTATAAATTCCATCGACTTTAGTCGCCTTCATAATCACATCGCATTCCGATTCAATCGCACGAAGTGCTGCGGCGCTATCTGTCGTAAAGTAAGGGTTTCCGGTTCCTGCGGAGAAAATCACAACAGTTCCCGAAGAAAGGAGAGACAGAGCCCGTCTGCGATTAAAGAATTCGCAGATAGGTTCCATCCGAATTGCAGACATCACGACGCACGGAATGCCCTGCTTATCGAGAGCATCCTGCATCGCAAGTCCATTCATGACAGTTCCGAGCATTCCCATGGCATCGCCTTGAGCACGATTCATGCCGCCAGCCGATGCCGAGATGCCGCGCACCAAGTTTCCGCCGCCGATCACCAACGCCACTTGAACTCCCGACTTCACAACGGATGCGATTTCGGAAGCCATCGTAGTGAGGATTTCGGAGTCGATGCCGTGACCTTTTTCCCCAGCGAGAGCTTCGCCAGAAAGTTTTAAAAGAATACGGTTAAACTTGGTGCTTGCCATAATTAGTTACCTCTTTCGAAACGAACGAAGTCAACGACCTTCAAAGAAGAAAGACCGAATTCGGCGGCCTTGCTCTGGAGGTAATCCTTCACATTGAGTTTCTGCGGGTTCTTGTCGCTCATGAAGAATTCTTGATCTTCGAGGACGAGTTCCTTCAGAACCTTTGCCACGCGGCCATCGATCTGACGTTCCACGAATTCCGGCTTTGTCTTCTTGCCGGTTTCCGCAGCTTGACGTTCGATCTGTTCGCGAGCAATTTCGCGTTCCTTTGCAATGCGATCTGCTGGGATAGCAGCGTTATTCACCGCTTCCGGAGCAAATGCGGAAGTCTGCATGGCGATGTCTTTTGCGACAGCCTTCAAACCTTCTTCATTGTTCAAAGAACCTTCGAATGCGAGCTTCACGATCACGCCGACCTTACCATTCATGTGATTGTAAGAGCCGAGGATTTCGTTTGCACCGCAAGTAATGACGCGGAGTTTGCGGAAGTCGATGTTTTCCTGGATCTTCACGAGAACATCCTGGAGCTTGTCACCGATTTTCACACCGTCAACGACAGCGTTCTTCAAGTCATCCACCGAGTTGATGTCTTGAGTTTCGCAAGCCTTCACTGCGAGATTTGCAAGAGCGACGAAGTCTTGGTTCTGAGAAACCGGTTCGGTTTCGCAGCCGAGTTCGAATGCGACAGCGCGATTTGCAGCCATCACGAGGAACACGCGACCTTCTTTCGCAGCCTTGTCCGCACGCTTTGCAGCGACAGCAGCACCCTGCTTACGGAGAAGTTCGAATGCCTTTTCCTGATCGCCTTCAGCTTCGGTCAAAGCCTTCTTGCATTGCATCATACCCACGCCAGTCTTCTGACGGAGTTCGTTTACCATTGCGGCAGTAATTGTAATCGCCATTGTTACTTTTCCTCAGCGGTTTCGGACTTTTCTTCGGACTTCGGAGCAGCCTTGCGCGGCTTGAAATTGCGCTTGCGCGGAGCGTCATCAAACTTCTTTGCTGCAGATTCTGCATCCGCAGTCTTTGCCACTTCAGAACGAGTCGTCACGTTTGCTGCGATGTAGTCCACGATGAGCTTGATAGACTTCACAGCGTCATCGTTTGCCGGAACCGGATAATCCACGAGGGTCGGATCCACGTTCGTGTCGCAAATGCCGATGATAGGAATGTGCAAACGACGAGCTTCAGCCACAGCGATGTGTTCGTGATGGAGGTCGGTGACAACGACGAGACCCGGAAGGGTTGCCATTTCACGGATACCGCCGAACACGCCGAGCATCTTTTCGCGGAGACGAGTCTTGTCGAGAACTTCCTTCTTGGAGAGTTCTTTGAAGAGTCCGTCAGCTTCCATTTGATCAATCTTATCGATTTGCTTAATGGACTTGCGAACAGTCTGGAAGTTGGTGAGCATACCACCGAGCCAGCGGTTCGAAACGAAGAAATGATTCGTCTTCTGAGCAGCTTCTTCCACGATTGCGCGTGCCGTGGGCTTTGTACCGACGAAGAGAACGCTCTTGCCTTCGCTCGAAATACGAGCAGCGACCTTGCCTGCTTCTTCAAGCATCTTGATCGTCTTGTCGAGATTGATGACGTAGATGTCATTCTTCTTCGCCAAGATATACGGCTTCATTTTCGGGTTCCAGCGCTGAGCCTGGTGACCAAAGTGAGCGCCAGCAGAGAGGAGTTCTTCAACGGAAGGCAGATTAGCCATGATAATTTTCCTTTTTTCGGTTGTTCTTCCCGGCGGAAAAATCGCAAAGCCCAAAGGCCACCGAAGCGATTTTTTGAATAGGCCGGTGCTTGTTATGCCCAAACGAAATTATTTGAGCGCGGAAAATTTAGAAAAATTCATCTTTCTAAGAAAAAATGCAAACGCAAATTGCCCCCAAAAACCATTCCGATTCCCGTGAAAATGAAGCACAAAAAAAGCCCCCGAAAACGGGAGCTTTTTTGCAAATTTCTTTGCCAAGCGATTAACGCTTGCTGAACTGGAAGTGCTTACGAGCCTTCTTGCGGCCGAACTTCTTACGTTCCACAGCACGAGAATCACGGGTCATGAGACCTTCTTTCTTGAGAGCGGACTTGTCTTCGGCGTTGTTTGCAACGAGAGCGCGAGCAATGCCCAAGCGAACTGCACCCATCTGGCCAGCGATTCCACCGCCATGAGCGTTCACTTCAACATCCCACTGGTCTGCATTGTTGAGAACTGCAAACGGAAGGTTTGCAATCATATCTTGCACGTCAGAGTGGAAATATTCCTTAAAATCGCGACCATTGATGGTACGCTTGCCGGAACCCGGCTTCAAGATAACAGCAGCGATGGCGTTCTTGCGACGACCGGTGCCACGGTAGATCTTCTTAGATTTTGCGGTAGTAATAGAGATATCCTCCGTCCTAGAAATCGATGCTTACGGTTTCGAGGTGTTGGGCCGCGTGCGGCTGTTCCGCACCAGCGTAGATTTTAAGTTTCTTCAGCATCTTCTTGCCGAGAGAGCTGTGCGGGAGCATGCCCCAGATCGCTTCCATAAGCGGTTCTGTCGGGTGCTTTTCCATCAAAGCTTCGTAAGAAATCCAGCGTTCACCGCCAATGTGACCGGTGTGGTGGAAGTACTGCTTCTGTTGAGCTTTCTTGCCGGTGGTTGCAACCTTGCCAGCATTGATAATCACCACGAAGTCGCCAGTATCGACGTTCGGGGAATAGATAGCCTTGTGCTTGCCCATCAAAAGGCGGGCAGCAGCGGTGGCGACGCGACCGAGAGGCTTGCCTTCGGCGTCGATGAGCTTCCACTGACGAGTGACCGTCTTGGGGTTCACCATAATGGTTTTCATGTAATCCTCTAAAAGTTGCTGCAGACACAGAACCGCGCCGCAGTGCGAAGCAAAATTAGAAAGTCCAATACAAAAATCAAGGGCAAAAAAGGAAATTTTTTCCATTTTCCGCGTCATTTTTGACTTTTTTATTCTATCAATTATAATAATTAAAACAATTAACACAATCAAATTGATGAAAGAATCGTGCGCATTCTAGAAAAATTCAAAAATTGAAGGCGTTAGAATTCGCGCTGAGAAATTCCTTGAGCCATTTTCTCATTTTCCATTTTTTGCAATAATTATACATAGAAAATCGTCAATTATTTTATTAGATTTACACAAAAATTTACAAGGAATCGTAATTTATGGATTACAAAAAACTTTTTGGAGTTGCAATTTCTAGCGCATTTTTGATGAATGCGTGTTCCGATGATTCTTCGTCTAGTTCGCAAGGTCCATCGAATCCCGATATCGATATTTCGGCTTGCGTGGATATTGAAGACGCAAACCTCCGCGCGCAAATTGACGATGCGAACAAAACCGTTTTGCAAGCAATTGAAAATAGAAACAATTACGAAAATCTCAAATTCTACGTCGCCAATGCCGAAGAGACTTTTCACAAAGCGCTGAACGCTTACCCGAATAGTTGCGAAGCGCAATTTGGTTTAGCAGTTACTCTTCTCGCCAATACAATCAACAATTCCTTAGTCGATTCGATTTACAGAGTTTATGAGTCCGGCGATGAAAATTTAAAACTCAATTTATTCAATGTCGATGTTGGAAATTACGCGGGTGCAATCGTCAATTTGTCGGCAAACAAATACGGCTTGATCAATGACCGCGTTCAATCCACGGTGGTAAATACTTTTATCCCGAAAACCGATTCGGCCATTGCCCTTTTGCAAAATGTGAAAAGCGCGGGCAATTTCTTGTATTCGTTGGATAACGACGGCGAACGTTTGGATATTGATGAAGGCGATTTAGATGTCGCCATCGGCGCGGTTCAAGCGGTTAATGCACTTTTAACGGCTGTCGCTTCTTTTAATTTAGATGCTTCTTTAGATGACTCTTATAATTGGGTTAAAACAGCTGATAGCGTTGATCGCTACCGCTACTCTTTTGAAAATTTAAACGCCAACGAACA comes from Hallerella porci and encodes:
- the frr gene encoding ribosome recycling factor, producing the protein MAEEYEVKMQKAIEATEREFSKIRTSVATPAILNNIRVDYYGTPTPIPQVAKVTVPEPRMLLVTPWEKQMVEPINRAIQMANIGVSPIMEGNGIRVSIPILTSERRAELAKIARKHAEEGKVAIRNIRRDANDAIKKNKELGEDESKKRQDQIQKITDSYIAKIDEILKVKEADLLEV
- a CDS encoding isoprenyl transferase — its product is MANGLKHVAIIMDGNGRWAKSRGLERFLGHRKGTQATIDAVKFGCDLHLEHLTLYVFSSENWQRPSKEVDYLMKLLVEMVHKELPDLMEKNVKLVVIGNINRLPDAPRKQLQHAIDTTANNTGMQLNLAISYGGRLEIVDACKAIAEKVQKGTLALDAIDESVFAEHLYLKGAPDPDLVIRTGGEFRLSNYLLWQAAYSEFYVTPTLWPEFTNEEFQKAIDFYNTRERRFGKVLDE
- the rplM gene encoding 50S ribosomal protein L13, producing MKTIMVNPKTVTRQWKLIDAEGKPLGRVATAAARLLMGKHKAIYSPNVDTGDFVVIINAGKVATTGKKAQQKQYFHHTGHIGGERWISYEALMEKHPTEPLMEAIWGMLPHSSLGKKMLKKLKIYAGAEQPHAAQHLETVSIDF
- a CDS encoding 1-deoxy-D-xylulose-5-phosphate reductoisomerase gives rise to the protein MKQVCLLGATGSIGTSTIGVLKQHPDRFKLYAIAANSNWKKMAEIAREMDVERFCMFDETAAKALEKELGKPVLSGMDGLCELASDPKTDIVLNSLMGSVGCLPTLSAIRSSKHIALANKETLVMAGEVIKEALRENPKAYLTPVDSEHNAIFQCLADRPKVEVENLQITASGGPFREWPVEKFKDIRVEDALNHPVWSMGRKITIDSASMMNKGLEVIEAHFLFDIPYEQIKVVVHPQSRVHSLVQFRDGNLMAQLGAPDMKIPIQVALTWPERIPLKTDRLDLAEVGKFTFFQPDLEKFRCLAIAIECGKKAGLYTAMMNAANEVLVNAFLEKKIGFMDIPAGVEKVIAKTPTVSGKLDLETILAADAEARKLAQSLIPNF
- a CDS encoding phosphatidate cytidylyltransferase, with amino-acid sequence MSNLTLRILFAAIAIPVTFVLLWLNDISRLALMSFFCGAGAWEWARMASKMYKGPSMQVVAPVTAVALTLAWIFQSGHFFGLAPVPHLVGLVFVCVFAIYIGIAFSKVSIDHLFPWLMMQLGAPLYLGLWGGLNIYLLGSGSFSIEHSYKLVIVMTAMWVCDTMAYFGGRLFGKHKFAPEISPKKTWEGAICGTLFAVAWVMFFAPSVFGLDYARAAILGIVLAISGQVGDLLESTLKRWSGTKDASQIFPGHGGVLDRADSFYLSAPTVVLVMYFVNGAI
- the pyrH gene encoding UMP kinase is translated as MASTKFNRILLKLSGEALAGEKGHGIDSEILTTMASEIASVVKSGVQVALVIGGGNLVRGISASAGGMNRAQGDAMGMLGTVMNGLAMQDALDKQGIPCVVMSAIRMEPICEFFNRRRALSLLSSGTVVIFSAGTGNPYFTTDSAAALRAIESECDVIMKATKVDGIYTDDPVKNPAATRFDDITYTEVINRGLKVMDTAAVALCLEQKMPILVFKMEKGNLTKATVEGNLGTLVHC
- the rpsI gene encoding 30S ribosomal protein S9, with product MTTAKSKKIYRGTGRRKNAIAAVILKPGSGKRTINGRDFKEYFHSDVQDMIANLPFAVLNNADQWDVEVNAHGGGIAGQMGAVRLGIARALVANNAEDKSALKKEGLMTRDSRAVERKKFGRKKARKHFQFSKR
- the tsf gene encoding translation elongation factor Ts gives rise to the protein MAITITAAMVNELRQKTGVGMMQCKKALTEAEGDQEKAFELLRKQGAAVAAKRADKAAKEGRVFLVMAANRAVAFELGCETEPVSQNQDFVALANLAVKACETQDINSVDDLKNAVVDGVKIGDKLQDVLVKIQENIDFRKLRVITCGANEILGSYNHMNGKVGVIVKLAFEGSLNNEEGLKAVAKDIAMQTSAFAPEAVNNAAIPADRIAKEREIAREQIERQAAETGKKTKPEFVERQIDGRVAKVLKELVLEDQEFFMSDKNPQKLNVKDYLQSKAAEFGLSSLKVVDFVRFERGN
- the rpsB gene encoding 30S ribosomal protein S2; protein product: MANLPSVEELLSAGAHFGHQAQRWNPKMKPYILAKKNDIYVINLDKTIKMLEEAGKVAARISSEGKSVLFVGTKPTARAIVEEAAQKTNHFFVSNRWLGGMLTNFQTVRKSIKQIDKIDQMEADGLFKELSKKEVLDKTRLREKMLGVFGGIREMATLPGLVVVTDLHHEHIAVAEARRLHIPIIGICDTNVDPTLVDYPVPANDDAVKSIKLIVDYIAANVTTRSEVAKTADAESAAKKFDDAPRKRNFKPRKAAPKSEEKSETAEEK
- the rseP gene encoding RIP metalloprotease RseP, yielding MEHLFSNVAMFVLGLIALSFLVFIHELGHFIVAKWNKVKVNTFSIGFGKKLLRFKKGETEYCISLIPFGGYVAMEGENPDSPESDDPRGFAKKSVGARAAIAFAGPFVNIVFAFFLLVGLYMWGVEEPESSRLIVGLVVPESAAAQAGIQPGDTIFEVDGKATAGWDDFREQIGVRIGANVSIKLTRGGDTISTMLIPQEMIIPAQDSSDENIHMGVGDAGIYPRHRIVVAETPFAGSVAEKVGVLKGDTITEINHQWLYDYQSVVKFISGSEGNPLTLTIHRGADTLYKEVSPVYNEEYKRYMIGIRMQYVMFRETHIVKRNLPDAVVKASATSWKLTTSVFRYFKRLFQGQVKVDAMSGPVTIVAVMGNVWMAGFQEFLMMLALISINLGVMNLLPLAITDGGILLFLLIEAIRGKPVSQEKQALIQKIAMSLFIALFVFITFLDIEKIGLFLK
- a CDS encoding Rpn family recombination-promoting nuclease/putative transposase, coding for MTNQKSHRSHDAFFRWLFADENHSRALLKLCAKQNPESAEFLNFFDLNSLERIPDSYSEVDETGEADLAFRVKNAKGLPGLIGMLLAHKSGSYKSVFAQISRYADMVMEVQNDMGMELYTKDNPYGLLPTWAFVFYNGKGSWDPMKILRERYSDYFLSSALPCQCSFIDMKMISDEDCTGCDDVATAMGLTAMKYAFDREKLLKALLQFKSRFQKLPPAEAKDLLKKISFYLKEFLDDKVIEELNGAFV